The Microcebus murinus isolate Inina chromosome 4, M.murinus_Inina_mat1.0, whole genome shotgun sequence genome has a segment encoding these proteins:
- the LOC105864548 gene encoding olfactory receptor 8A1 codes for MAAENHSTVTEFILGGLTNRPDLQLPLFLLFLGIYSVTMVGNLGMITLICLNSQLHTPMYYFLRHLSFVDLCYSSVITPKMLVNFVSENNIISYAGCMSQLYSFLVFVIAECYMLTVMAYDRYVAICRPLLYNIIMSHPVCSLLVAMVYTMGLIGSTIETSLMLKLPFCDHHISHYFCDILPLMKLSCSSTYDVEMTVFLLAGFNIIVTSVTVLVSYTFILSSILRISTSEGRYKAFSTCSSHLAAVGMFYGSTAFMYLKPSTASSLAQENVASVFYTTVIPMLNPLVYSLRNKEVKAAMQKTLKRKLF; via the coding sequence ATGGCTGCAGAAAATCACTCTACAGTGACAGAATTCATTCTAGGGGGATTAACAAACCGGCCAGACCTCCagctccctctcttcctcctcttcctcgggATCTACTCAGTCACCATGGTGGGGAACCTGGGCATGATTACCCTGATCTGTCTGAACTCTCAGcttcacacccccatgtactACTTCCTCAGACATCTGTCATTTGTGGATCTCTGTTACTCCTCTGTCATTACCCCTAAAATGCTGGTGAACTTTGTGTCAGAGAATAACATCATCTCCTATGCAGGGTGCATGTCACAGCTCTACTCCTTCCTTGTTTTTGTCATTGCTGAGTGTTACATGCTGACAGTGATGGCCTACGACCGCTATGTCGCCATCTGCCGCCCTTTGCTTTACAACATCATCATGTCTCATCCAGTCTGCTCCCTGCTGGTGGCCATGGTCTACACCATGGGACTCATTGGCTCTACAATAGAGACTAGCCTCATGTTAAAACTGCCCTTCTGTGATCACCACATCAGTCATTACTTTTGTGACATCCTCCCTCTCATGAAGCTCTCCTGCTCTAGCACCTATGATGTTGAGATGACCGTCTTCCTTTTGGCTGGATTCAACATCATAGTCACCAGCGTAACAGTCCTTGTTTCCTACACCTTCATCCTCTCCAGCATCCTCCGTATCAGCACCTCAGAGGGCAGGTACAAAGCCTTCAGCACCTGCAGCTCCCACCTTGCAGCTGTGGGGATGTTCTATGGCTCGACTGCATTCATGTACTTAAAACCCTCCACAGCCAGTTCCCTGGCCCAGGAGAATGTGGCCTCTGTGTTCTACACCACAGTAATCCCCATGCTGAACCCCCTGGTCTACAGCCTCCGGAACAAGGAGGTAAAGGCTGCCATGCAGAAAACACTGAAGAGAAAACTGTTTTGA